The proteins below come from a single Lonchura striata isolate bLonStr1 chromosome 10, bLonStr1.mat, whole genome shotgun sequence genomic window:
- the CAPN10 gene encoding calpain-10 isoform X1, whose translation MLGEKKQLMVARDLYTDPTFPASDTSIFFNYCTPLAQFRGEISWLRPKDICSSPRLFSNNLQDVQVKQGILGDCWFLCACVALQKSKYLLNKVIPPGQPSWTDESYRGCFMCRVWQFGHWVEVTIDDRLPCLGGKLCFSQCQTEDLFWLPLLEKAYAKVHGSYEQLWAGQVADALVDLTGGIAERWTLKGPGKIVEKEKTGMVLEKAVFRRLMNLKEQCVISCSILNSRQGASELGEFHAFIVIDTLNLSEVSGKEIFLLRIRNPWGRRCWKGPWCEGGQGWNQLDPVVASKLLSQIQEGEFWVDEEEFFREFDEITVGFPVNGEGQLQSLYTEKVLYHSQNLFGSWVRGQSAGGCRNNSSFPTNPKFWLRVCESSEVCIALLQKHRKYSTDWAGRIQNPTRLAEENPSLTEGIQGKNYQAVGLHVWKVEKKRFNLPKTLSAPPVVGTVCHSYDREVHVCCDLSPGFYLVVPSTFLKDAVGNFLLRVFSTGRISLSELKPPPMDAALCEELPAGEWETVQLQGCWKNGLNAGGSRNFPSFHINPCFPLSIPAGPGKSSVKVTLRQHCLDSKCCPIGFHIFQVPNSSWKPQTTSFVHLEPLVSCVPHCYSQEVSRLCRLPAGSYVIIPSTYLPNTEGNFTVVIATKIDRKRIHSQEKLGQVLQEVSFTTVMKR comes from the exons ATGCTGGGTGAGAAAAAGCAGTTAATGGTGGCAAGAGACCTTTACACAGACCCCACGTTTCCGGCCAGTGATACctctatattttttaattattgtacCCCGCTTGCCCAATTCAGAGGCGAGATATCTTGGTTGAGACCTAAG GAcatttgttcttctcctcggTTATTTTCAAACAATCTGCAGGATGTGCAAGTAAAACAAGGAATTTTAGGAGACTGTTGGTTCCTGTGTGCCTGTGTAGCTTTGCAGAAGAGCAAATACTTACTGAACAAG GTAATCCCTCCAGGTCAGCCCAGCTGGACAGATGAGTCCTATCGAGGCTGCTTCATGTGCCGGGTCTGGCAGTTTGGCCACTGGGTAGAAGTGACCATTGATGATCGCCTGCCTTGCCTTGGGGGCAAACTCTGCTTTTCCCAGTGTCAGACAGAGGATTTATTTTGGCTTCCACTACTGGAAAAAGCTTATGCAAA aGTGCATGGATCTTATGAGCAGTTGTGGGCAGGACAGGTGGCAGATGCTTTGGTTGATCTGACTGGAGGAATTGCTGAAAGATGGACCCTGAAAGGCCCTGGAAAAATTGTGGAGAAAGAGAAGACTGGCATGGTTTTGGAGAAAGCAGTGTTTAGAAGATTAATGAATCTGAAGGAACAGTGTGTAATAAGCTGTTCAATCCTTAACTCCAGACAAG gtGCAAGTGAACTAGGAGAATTTCATGCCTTTATTGTGATAGACACATTGAATCTCTCTGAAGTGTCAGGCAAGGAAATCTTCCTGCTACGAATACGAAATCCTTGGGGGAGGCGGTGCTGGAAAGGGCCTTGGTGTGAGGG TGGTCAAGGATGGAACCAGCTGGATCCAGTAGTTGCTTCAAAACTCCTCTCACAGATCCAAGAAGGAGAATTCTGGGTTGATGAAGAGGAATTTTTCAGGGAGTTTGATGAGATTACTGTGGGCTTTCCAGTCAATGGGGAAGGACAACTTCAGAGCCTCTATACAG AGAAAGTGCTGTATCACTCTCAGAATCTCTTTGGATCCTGGGTGAGAGGCCAGTCTGCAGGTGGCTGCCGCAACAACAGCAGCTTCCCTACCAACCCCAAGTTCTGGCTGAGGGTCTGTGAATCGAGCGAGGTGTGCATTGCTCTGctgcagaaacacaggaaaTACAGCACTGACTGGGCTGGAAGGATTCAAAATCCAACTCGCTTAGCAGAGGAAAATCCATCTTTGACTGAAGGCATACAAGGAAAGAATTACCAGGCTGTGGGATTGCATGTCTGGAAG GTGGAGAAGAAACGATTTAACCTTCCAAAGACCCTCTCTGCTCCTCCAGTTGTAGGTACTGTCTGCCATTCCTACGATAGAGAAGTCCATGTGTGCTGTGACCTTTCACCTGGCTTTTATCTTGTTGTTCCCAGCACTTTTCTGAAAGATGCAGTAGGGAATTTCTTGCTTCGTGTATTTTCAACAGGAAGGATCTCTCTCAG TGAACTAAAGCCACCACCCATGGATGCTGCCCTCTGTGAAGAACTCCCAGCTGGTGAATGGGAGACAGTGCAGCTGCAAGGATGCTGGAAGAATGGGCTAAATGCTGGAGGTAGCAGGAACTTCCCCTCCTTCCATATCAATCCCTGCTTTCCCCTCTCCATTCCTGCAGGACCAGGGAAAAGCAGTGTGAAAGTCACCCTCCGTCAGCACTGCCTGGATAGCAAGTGTTGTCCAATAGGTTTCCATATTTTCCAG GTGCCTAACAGCAGCTGGAAACCACAAACTACTTCTTTTGTACATTTGGAGCCACTGGTGAGCTGTGTTCCTCACTGCTATTCCCAGGAAGTCAGCCGACTTTGCAGGCTTCCTGCAGGAAGTTATGTCATTATACCTTCTACATACTTGCCCAATACAGAAGGCAATTTTACAGTGGTCATAGCAACCAAAATAGACAG GAAGCGCATTCACAGCCAGGAGAAACTTGGACAAGTATTACAAGAG GTTTCCTTTACAACTGTGATGAAAAGGTAG
- the CAPN10 gene encoding calpain-10 isoform X2, with the protein MLGEKKQLMVARDLYTDPTFPASDTSIFFNYCTPLAQFRGEISWLRPKDICSSPRLFSNNLQDVQVKQGILGDCWFLCACVALQKSKYLLNKVIPPGQPSWTDESYRGCFMCRVWQFGHWVEVTIDDRLPCLGGKLCFSQCQTEDLFWLPLLEKAYAKVHGSYEQLWAGQVADALVDLTGGIAERWTLKGPGKIVEKEKTGMVLEKAVFRRLMNLKEQCVISCSILNSRQGASELGEFHAFIVIDTLNLSEVSGKEIFLLRIRNPWGRRCWKGPWCEGGQGWNQLDPVVASKLLSQIQEGEFWVDEEEFFREFDEITVGFPVNGEGQLQSLYTEKVLYHSQNLFGSWVRGQSAGGCRNNSSFPTNPKFWLRVCESSEVCIALLQKHRKYSTDWAGRIQNPTRLAEENPSLTEGIQGKNYQAVGLHVWKVEKKRFNLPKTLSAPPVVGRISLSELKPPPMDAALCEELPAGEWETVQLQGCWKNGLNAGGSRNFPSFHINPCFPLSIPAGPGKSSVKVTLRQHCLDSKCCPIGFHIFQVPNSSWKPQTTSFVHLEPLVSCVPHCYSQEVSRLCRLPAGSYVIIPSTYLPNTEGNFTVVIATKIDRKRIHSQEKLGQVLQEVSFTTVMKR; encoded by the exons ATGCTGGGTGAGAAAAAGCAGTTAATGGTGGCAAGAGACCTTTACACAGACCCCACGTTTCCGGCCAGTGATACctctatattttttaattattgtacCCCGCTTGCCCAATTCAGAGGCGAGATATCTTGGTTGAGACCTAAG GAcatttgttcttctcctcggTTATTTTCAAACAATCTGCAGGATGTGCAAGTAAAACAAGGAATTTTAGGAGACTGTTGGTTCCTGTGTGCCTGTGTAGCTTTGCAGAAGAGCAAATACTTACTGAACAAG GTAATCCCTCCAGGTCAGCCCAGCTGGACAGATGAGTCCTATCGAGGCTGCTTCATGTGCCGGGTCTGGCAGTTTGGCCACTGGGTAGAAGTGACCATTGATGATCGCCTGCCTTGCCTTGGGGGCAAACTCTGCTTTTCCCAGTGTCAGACAGAGGATTTATTTTGGCTTCCACTACTGGAAAAAGCTTATGCAAA aGTGCATGGATCTTATGAGCAGTTGTGGGCAGGACAGGTGGCAGATGCTTTGGTTGATCTGACTGGAGGAATTGCTGAAAGATGGACCCTGAAAGGCCCTGGAAAAATTGTGGAGAAAGAGAAGACTGGCATGGTTTTGGAGAAAGCAGTGTTTAGAAGATTAATGAATCTGAAGGAACAGTGTGTAATAAGCTGTTCAATCCTTAACTCCAGACAAG gtGCAAGTGAACTAGGAGAATTTCATGCCTTTATTGTGATAGACACATTGAATCTCTCTGAAGTGTCAGGCAAGGAAATCTTCCTGCTACGAATACGAAATCCTTGGGGGAGGCGGTGCTGGAAAGGGCCTTGGTGTGAGGG TGGTCAAGGATGGAACCAGCTGGATCCAGTAGTTGCTTCAAAACTCCTCTCACAGATCCAAGAAGGAGAATTCTGGGTTGATGAAGAGGAATTTTTCAGGGAGTTTGATGAGATTACTGTGGGCTTTCCAGTCAATGGGGAAGGACAACTTCAGAGCCTCTATACAG AGAAAGTGCTGTATCACTCTCAGAATCTCTTTGGATCCTGGGTGAGAGGCCAGTCTGCAGGTGGCTGCCGCAACAACAGCAGCTTCCCTACCAACCCCAAGTTCTGGCTGAGGGTCTGTGAATCGAGCGAGGTGTGCATTGCTCTGctgcagaaacacaggaaaTACAGCACTGACTGGGCTGGAAGGATTCAAAATCCAACTCGCTTAGCAGAGGAAAATCCATCTTTGACTGAAGGCATACAAGGAAAGAATTACCAGGCTGTGGGATTGCATGTCTGGAAG GTGGAGAAGAAACGATTTAACCTTCCAAAGACCCTCTCTGCTCCTCCAGTTGTAG GAAGGATCTCTCTCAG TGAACTAAAGCCACCACCCATGGATGCTGCCCTCTGTGAAGAACTCCCAGCTGGTGAATGGGAGACAGTGCAGCTGCAAGGATGCTGGAAGAATGGGCTAAATGCTGGAGGTAGCAGGAACTTCCCCTCCTTCCATATCAATCCCTGCTTTCCCCTCTCCATTCCTGCAGGACCAGGGAAAAGCAGTGTGAAAGTCACCCTCCGTCAGCACTGCCTGGATAGCAAGTGTTGTCCAATAGGTTTCCATATTTTCCAG GTGCCTAACAGCAGCTGGAAACCACAAACTACTTCTTTTGTACATTTGGAGCCACTGGTGAGCTGTGTTCCTCACTGCTATTCCCAGGAAGTCAGCCGACTTTGCAGGCTTCCTGCAGGAAGTTATGTCATTATACCTTCTACATACTTGCCCAATACAGAAGGCAATTTTACAGTGGTCATAGCAACCAAAATAGACAG GAAGCGCATTCACAGCCAGGAGAAACTTGGACAAGTATTACAAGAG GTTTCCTTTACAACTGTGATGAAAAGGTAG
- the RNPEPL1 gene encoding aminopeptidase RNPEPL1: protein MAAPAPRPPGLCCCRKGSAAGPEAPPAPPPPPEPPPDVASASSSQLFSLRHLHLGLELRPEARALAGCLVLELCALRPQPRALVLDVHPALRVLSAAFRRAAAGEAPCAFAFSPAEAAAAPAPPPPPPCPPPPPPCAPPCAASPPATATFLSAPCIAAGPLPPAAPPGDPPAGPPPAAAEPPPPLPLFAQPPCSACPLGFRVDPFTDYGSSLTISLPAALQPHQPFQIIVRYTTADGPAIWWLDPELTYGNAKPFVFTQGHSVCNRSFFPCFDTPAVKCTYSATVKAPAGIQVLMSATQSSYLEEEGVYQFYMEYPVPAYLVALVAGDLIHADIGPRSRVWAEPCLLPTAISKLSGIVERWLTAAESLYGPYIWGRYDIVFLPPSFPIVAMENPCLTFIISSILESDEFLIIDVIHEVAHSWFGNAVTNATWEEMWLSEGLATYAQRRITTETYGAAFTCLETAFRLDALHRQMKLLGEDNPVSKLQVKLEPGVNPSNLMNLFTYEKGYCFVYYLSQLCGDPRHFDSFLRAYIEKYKFTSVVAQDLLDSFLNFFPELKEQCVESKAGLEFERWLNATGPPLAEPDLSQGSSLTRPVETLFKLWTTEPLDSVAAASSVDLTKWRTFQTVLFLDRLLDGSPLPHEVIKKLSECYSSQLDSMNAEIRIRWLQIVVRNDYYPDLYKVRRFLENQMSRMYTIPLYEDLCTGTLKSFALEIFYQTQNQLHPNLRKTIQQILSQGLNPLPAIDTTAVTTDTPAMVLEDKVSEATNGAISLRDVNVSA from the exons ATGGCGGCTCCGGCTCCGCGGCCGCCCGGCCTGTGCTGCTGCCGCAAGGGCTCCGCGGCCGGGCCGGaggcgccgccggccccgccgccgcctcccgagCCGCCGCCGGACGTGGCGTCGGCGTCCAGCTCGCAGCTCTTCAGCCTGAGGCACCTgcacctggggctggagctgcggCCCGAGGCGCGGGCGCTGGCGGGCTGCctggtgctggagctctgcgCGCTGCGCCCGCAGCCCCGCGCCCTGGTGCTGGACGTGCACCCGGCGCTGCGCGTCCTCTCGGCCGCTTTCCGCCGTGCCGCCGCCGGGGAAGCGCCCTGCGCCTTCGCCTTCTCGCCGGCCGAGGCTGccgccgctccggccccgccgcccccgccgccctgcccgccgccgccgccgccctgcGCGCCGCCCTGCGCCGCCAGCCCGCCCGCCACCGCCACCTTCCTCTCGGCGCCCTGCATCGCCGCCGGGCCGctgccccccgccgcccccccgggggacccgcccgccggccccccgcccgccgccgccgagccgccgccgccgctgcccctctTCGCTCAGCCGCCCTGCTCCGCCTGCCCGCTCGGCTTCAGGGTGGACCCCTTCACCGACTACGGCTCGTCCCTCACCatctccctgcccgccgccctcCAGCCGCACCAGCCCTTCCAGATCATCGTCCGCTACACCACGGCCGACGGCCCCGCC ATCTGGTGGCTGGATCCAGAGCTGACATATGGCAATGCCAAGCCCTTTGTCTTCACACAGGGACACTCGGTGTGTAACCGCTCCTTCTTCCCCTGCTTTGACACCCCTGCAGTGAAATGCACCTACTCAGCTACTGTCAAG GCTCCAGCAGGCATACAGGTGTTGATGAGTGCCACCCAAAGTTCCTACCTAGAAGAGGAAGGTGTATATCAATTTTACATGGAATATCCAGTTCCTGCTTACCTAGTGGCCCTGGTGGCTGGAGACCTCATACATGCAGACATAGGTCCAAG GAGCAGAGTGTGGGCAGAGCCTTGCCTGCTGCCAACAGCCATCAGCAAGCTTTCTGGCATTGTTGAACGCTGGTTGACTGCTGCAGAGAGTCTGTATGGCCCCTATATATGGGGAAG ATACGacattgtttttcttcctccttccttccctatCGTTGCCATGGAAAACCCATGCCTGACCTTCATCATCTCTTCCATTCTGGAGAGCGATGAGTTTTTGATCATTGACGTCATTCATGAAGTTGCCCACAGCTGGTTTGGGAACGCGGTCACCAACGCCACGTGGGAGGAGATGTGGCTGAGCGAGGGCCTGGCCACCTACGCGCAGCGCCGGATCACCACCGAGACCTACG GAGCTGCCTTCACATGTTTGGAGACTGCATTCCGCCTCGATGCTCTCCACAGACAGATGAAGCTCCTTGGAGAAGACAACCCGGTCAGCAAGCTTCAGGTTAAACTGGAGCCAG GTGTAAATCCCAGTAATTTAATGAACCTCTTCACCTATGAGAAAGGCTACTGCTTTGTTTACTacctgtcccagctctgtggtGACCCCAGACACTTTGACTCCTTCCTAAGA GCCTACATTGAGAAGTATAAATTTACCAGTGTTGTGGCTCAAGATCTTCTGGATTccttcctgaatttttttccagagctgAAAGAGCAATGTGTTGAGAGCAAAGCAG GACTGGAGTTTGAACGTTGGCTCAATGCTACAGGACCTCCGTTAGCTGAGCCAGACTTATCTCAGGGATCCAGTCTGACCAGACCAGTGGAGACACTCTTCAAACTCTGGACCACAGAGCCTCTGGACTCtgttgctgctgccagcagtgtTGACCTCACTAAATGGAGAACGTTCCAAACTGTGCTTTTCCTGGACAGATTGCTGGATGGATCACCACTGCCACATG AGGTGATAAAAAAGCTCTCGGAATGTTACTCCTCTCAGCTGGACTCCATGAATGCAGAAATCCGTATCCGCTGGTTGCAGATTGTAGTCCGAAATGACTATTATCCAGACCTTTACAAAGTCCGTCGCTTCTTGGAAAACCAG ATGTCTCGGATGTACACAATTCCACTTTACGAGGACCTTTGCACTGGCACTCTCAAGTCTTTTGCCTTAGAAATTTTTTACCAGACCCAAAACCAGCTGCACCCCAATTTGCGAAAAACGATCCAACAGATCTTATCCCAGGGCTTGAATCCACTTCCTGCCATAGACACTACAGCAGTCACTACAGACACACCAGCAATGGTGCTTGAGGACAAAGTCTCAGAGGCCACAAATGGTGCCATTTCACTCAGGGATGTCAACGTGTCTGCTTAG